AACTGGAACCTGAGTGCGATGGCAGGGTATGGTACTTATTATAAGTCCAGCATCGATCTTGGCTTCAATCACCGTGGCGGCAGTTTCAACTTATATGGTAATTACGGTAACTCGAATAACAAGCGGTTCAATGATAATGATGTTGATCGCGTGAATTATCTTAATCAGGATATCACACTTTTTGATCAGACATCCAATGCTATCAGGAAGATAGGTAGTCACAACTTTTCCGTCGGAGCTGATTATTTTATCAATCCGAGGAATGTGATCGGAGTGCTTGTTTCCGGATCATTTACGGATGCCAGTCAGACTATGCTGAGCAAGACATTGATCGGATCAGCACCTAAGCGCATAGACTCAGTTTTGTCGACCAGAAATCCTGAGAAAAGCGGATTCGACAACATGACCTATAACCTGAATTATAAGACGGTGCTGGATACGCTGGGGCAGGAGCTATCCTTTGATGTTGATTATAACAGGTTTGTTTCCTACAAGCGTTCCTCTTATGATAACTTTTATCATCTGCCGGACGGTTCTCAGTTAAAGAACCCGGAATATTTGAGGAACAGTGCTCCTATAAGGATTAATATATACTCTGCTAAATTTGACTATACTGTTGCTGTCAAAAAGTTTAAACTGGAACTTGGCGGCAAAACAAGTTGGGTAGAGACAGATAATAATTTTCAGTTTGATTCGTTAAGTACTGATGTATGGACACCCACAAACAGAAGTAATCATTTTGTATATCATGAAAATGTAAACGCAGGATATATAAATGTGAAGAGAGAGTTCCAGAAGTGGTCATTGCAATTCGGTGTCAGGGCGGAACAAACAAATTCCAAAGGTGATCTGAAAGACACGAAGCAGGTAGTAAAACGCAGCTACCTGGACTTTTTTCCAACATTTTACGCAACGCACAAATTCTCTCCTGATCATGAGATGGGATTTTCGTACGGGCGTAGAATTGACAGGCCTAGTTATGAGGACCTTAATCCATTTCTTTTTTATGTCGATCCGTATACATTCAGCAGAGGAAACCCTTTCCTGAACCCGCAGTATACAAACTCGTTCGATCTGTCATATACACTGAAGAATACCTATTCTTTTGCCTTTGGTTATAGCTTTACTGACGATGTGATGTCTTCTGTTAATATCAATGACAGCATCGCCAAAACGGTCATTGTGACGAACGCTAATATTGCGAAACAGCGGTCTTACACCGCTTCAGCCAATGCGCCGGTAAAATTCACGTCCTGGTGGAAGAGTAACAATAACCTGAATGTGTTCCGTAATGAATTCAGCTCTCCGGATATTTTCGGTGTGGCATTCAGCAGCGGGCAATGGTCTTATATGTTTAACTCAAATCAGAGTTTCAATATACTGAAGGACCTCCGCGCAGAAATTAACTTTTCATACCAGTCGCCGGTTGTTCTTGGCACCTTAAAAGTAACCAATGCCCAGCACGGCATAGATATAGGCGTAAACAAGTCATTTGCAAACAACAAAGCAAATCTGAAGTTGTCTGTAAGAGACGTTTTTAATACAAGAGAACAAACAATTGTTAATCTTCTGCCGGGGATGGACTTTCAGCTTCACCAGAAGGGTGAAACCAGAATTGGCAGATTAACCTTTACCTACAAGTTCGGTAACAATAAAGTAAAACAGGCACGACAAAGAAACACCGGCTCTGAGTCTGAATCACAGCGAATAAAAGGAGCCAACTAGAGAGAAAATTTATACCATACTCATCCATTTATTATGAGAAAGTTAACGCACCAGGCTTTTGAATACAAAAGCCTGGAGAGACCTGCTTTGGAAGCAATTTCCGAAGACGGGAACGGTAGTTCTATCACCTTTGAAATCCTTAACCGTAGAAGTAACCAGTTAGCCCACCTGTTGCTAGATCAGGGATTGGCTTATGGTGAAAGCGTGGGTGTCTTACTCCCGGCAGGTATACGGCACGTCTCAGCTATGCTCGCGGTATTTAAGGCTGCAGGCGTATATGTTCCGATTGATATAAATTTTGCACGCGGACGTTTGCTGCAGATGTTCGAGGAAACAGGTATAGCACTCGTGATCACTGTACCTGAATACCGGGAACAACTGGACAGCTTTTTTGCTGCACATCAGCTGCCGGTTCGATGCGTTGTAGTATTGCCCGCTTCCGGCACTGAGCTGTTAAGGGATATTGATCTATCCGGGCAGGATATGATCAATATAGATGAAACCCGTCCGGAAGTCTATCTGAGAGATGCCATCACATCGGCATATACGAGCCTGCCGGTCAAAGATTATCCTGTATACAATCCGGATCTGTCGCAGTCGCCTGATGACACCTGTTACATCTTCTATACCTCCGGTTCTACCGGCAGGGGAAAAGGTATTGCAGGATCACACGGCAGCCTCAGTCATTATATACATTGGCATGTGGCCGAATGGGATATAAAGGAAGGGCACCGTGTGAGTCAGCTTGCACCACTTACTTTTGATGCCTCGCTTAAAGATATCTTCAGTTGTCTGATATCAGGCGCTGTTCTCTGTATCCCGCCGCTGGCCGCGCGTACTAACATGCCGCTGCTGGCCGACTGGCTGCGATCTGAGAAAGTCAGTATCCTGCAAACTGTGCCATCCCTCTTCCGGCTGCTGACAGCGGCTGTGAAGCAACAAGGGCGCGGCATAGAAAGTCTGAGGTACATTGTCCTCGCAGGTGAGAAACTATATGGTAAAGATGTGACTAACTGGTATGCAGTGAACGGAGAAGGTGCAAGATTATCCAATCTTTATGGTCTGACTGAAACAACTATACTTAAAACATATTATCACATCGATAAGTGGGACTGGGCGGCAGGAGAAGTAATTCCGGTGGGTTTTCCTATCAGCAATTCGATGGTAGCCGTTATCAGCAATGGTGTGATCTGTGAGGATGGCGAACTGGGTGATATATATATCAAGAGTCCCTATATCAGTAAGGGTTACCTGGACAAGAGCCTGACTGCGCGCAGCCTTGTACAGAATCCATTAGTGGCGGATAAGGAAGACCTGGTCTGGCTGACAGGAGATCTGGGGCGCTATCGCGACGATGGCAGCCTGGAAATCGTCGGACGGCGCGACGATCAGGTGAAGATCAGTGGGATACGCGTGGAACTGGATGAGGTACGTGGAAGTATATTGAAACTCGGTGACATAGACCAGGTGGAATTACTGGTAGATCAGGACGATGACTATCAGCAGACATTGATCTGCTATTATACAGGACGTGAACGCAGTGCCGGACAATTACGCGCGGAACTGTCGGATCAGCTGAACGCGGCGCTGATGCCCTCTTACTATGTCTGGCTATCAGCGTTCCCGTTAAATCTGAATGGCAAGGTAGACCGTAAGGCATTGCCACGTCCGCAAGAGCTGATAATACAAAAGGATGAAGAGCCTCCACATGCAGGTGTGGAACAGGAACTTGCCGATCTATGGCGGCAGGTACTCAAGGTTGAACAGGTGTGGCGGCAGGATAACTTTTTTAATATAGGAGGTTCCTCACTCAAGGCTATTCAGCTTATCTCCCGTATTTATAAATCGCTGGATGTACAACTGAGCATAGGAGAGTTGTTCAGCCATCCGGAACTGCATGCACAGGCGCAGTTGATAAATGCAGCAAAGCGATCGGCATATGCTTCGATTCCTTTGGTAAAGCCTCAACGCAGTTATCCGTTATCAAATGCGCAGAAACGGATATGGGTATTGAATCAGCTCGATAAAGCATCTACAGCATATAATATCTCCCTCTTGTATACGATACAGGGAGAGGTCAATATCGAATGGCTGCAAGCTGCTTTTAATGCGCTGATTGCCCGTCATGAAAGCTTACGGACAATTTTTATCCTGGAAAACGATGCCCCTGCTCAATATATCCTGGCCGCTGAAGAGCAGTCATTTGCAATTACGTTTGCAGACTGCAGGCTGTCGTCAGATCCGGTGTCCTTCGCCCTGGATAATGCACGTACAATAGCTGAGACAGTATTTGACCTGGAGAGGGCGCCTTTGTTAAAGGTGGGATTGTTCCGGGTAAGAGAACAGCAATACCTGCTGACGTTATGCATGCATCATATTGTTGCCGATGAATGGTCGGTTCAACAGGTGCTGCTGAAAGAGCTGGTGACGCTGTATGATGGATACAAAGATGGCCGGAATGCTGAGTTACCTCCGCTGCCAATACAATATAAAGACTATGCATGCTGGCAACTCGACCAGTTGAATGAGGGCGTGCTTTCTACAGCCCGGTCATACTGGCTTAAACAGTTCTCAGGGGAGTTGCCGTTACTGGAACTTCCGCTGGACTATCTTCGTCCGGCTGTACAAAGACACAGAGGCGAGCATTTTTATTTCGAGTTCGACAAAGTAAAAAGCAGCGAGTTTGAGGCCATTCTGAAAGCGTCTCAGGCAACCTTATATATGGGCCTTGTTGCATTGGTAAACGTCCTTTTATACCGTTATACGGGCCAAACAGACATAATTGTAGGGAGTCCTGTTGCAGGTCGTGACCACCCCGACCTGGAGGGGCAGATCGGGTATTACGTAAATACGCTGGCTTTCAGGAATAGCGTAGACGGAGATGCACCTTTTTCAGCCTTTTTATCGCGCGTAAGCCATACCGTCCTCGATGGGTTTAATTATCAGGCCTATCCTTTTGATGTAATGGTCGATGAGCTGGAGCTGCGTCGTGATCTGAGCCGTTCGCCGCTGATTGATGTGATGGTAAGCCTGCAGCAGATACAACAGCAAAATGTGGTCGAAACGGAGTTGTCAGGTAAATCGATGGATAAAGTATCTGTGCAGAACAGTATCAGTAAGTTTGATCTGACGTTTGCTTTCGAACAAACCGGTGGTCAGCTGAAATTACAGATCGAATATGACACCGATCTGTTTAAACGGGAACGTATTGAGCGTATGGCTCTCCACCTCGAAGGGATTATGGCGGCAATTGTTCAGATGCCGGGTGTGCCTTTGTCCAAACTGAATTACCTGTCTTCAGCAGAACGTGATCAACTACTGTACGGGTTCAATGATACTGCTTTTAATTACCCATCTTCAGATACCCTTGTCAGTTTATTCGAGCAACAGGTAAGAAGGTCACCTGACTCCCTGGCGGTTAAGTGCGGACAAAAGGAACTCAGCTACAGGGAATTGAATGCGCATGCAAACGCAGTGGCGCATTCCCTGCTCAGTAACTATGGTGTCAGTGCAGAAGAGTTGATCTGTCTGCATGTTGAAAGGAATGAATTCCTGCTGATAGGAATATTGGGTATACTGAAGGCCGGCGCAGCCTATCTGCCCCTGGACCCTGATTATCCGGAGGAAAGGATCGCTTACCTCGTGAAAGACAGTGGTGCGCGACTAGTGCTCACGGATAGCGAATTATTAACAGTTGAAGGAGCGGAAACAGTGTTTCTGCGGGAGACTATTCTGCAGGATCTTCCAACAGAGAACGATCCAGTTGTAAGGCTGCATCCGGGCCAGCTCGCCTATGTGCTGTATACTTCCGGATCGACTGGCCGTCCGAAAGGCGTAATGATAGAACACGGAAGTGTTGTCAATCTTTTGTGTAGTACTGGTGATATACTTAGTATCACCTCTGCGGACCAGTGGCTGGCAGTTACCACCTATACGTTCGATATATCAGTCCTGGAGCTATTCCTTCCCCTTATTACAGGTGCGAGCGTGATGGTGGCTGATAAAACAATGCTGAATGACCCAGCCTTCCTGCAGGCTGCCATCGACAACGGGACCGTTAGTATAATTCAGGCCACTCCGAGTATGTGGACCTTGCTGATGGATAACGGATGGAAAGGCCGGAAAGGATTGAAACTGCTGTCTGGCGGCGAAGCGCTGAATACAAAACTGGCTGACGATCTGTTAAGGTTTGGTTCGGAGCTGTATAATATGTACGGTCCCACGGAAACGACGATATGGTCAGTGTGCCACCGGGTGAAGCCATCCGGAGCGCTGATCCCTATTGGTAAACCGATGGGCAATACGCAGGTGTATGTGCTCGATAACGTGCTCGGGTTATGTCCTGTTGGTGTGCCGGGGGAATTGTGTATTGGCGGCGCAGGACTGGCAAGGGGGTATCTGCACAATGCGGACCTCACGAGAGAACGTTTTATCCGGCATCCCTATGGTGAGGGATCACTGTACCGTACCGGCGACATGGCCAGGTGGTTGCCTGATGGTACACTGGTATACCTCGGCCGCTTTGATAATCAGATAAAGCTCAATGGATACCGTATCGAGCTCGGTGAAATAGAAGCTGTACTGGCCAGCCATGAATCAGTAGATCAGGCGGCAGTTAAGGTGGTACAGCATAATGGAGAGCAGTATCTCTCTGCTTACTATACATCATCAGCTGATGTAACAACTGCTGACTTACATCAATTCCTGACAGCATTGCTGCCCCGGTATATGGTGCCTGCCTATTTTACGGCGCTGGATGCGTTACCGCTGACAGCCGCAGGGAAGACCGACCGAAAAGCATTGCCGGACCCACAAGTGAAGGTCAGCGTTTATCGTGCCCCTGTTACCCATACAGCGCGTCAGCTCGCGGCCATATGGGAGGAACTACTGGGCTATGCGCCTATTGGCTTGAACGATAACTTTTTTGCGCTTGGCGGCAATTCGATGAAGGCTATCCTTGCCATGTCGCGCATCT
The DNA window shown above is from Chitinophaga agri and carries:
- a CDS encoding outer membrane beta-barrel family protein gives rise to the protein MRIVFSLFFIPLMVFISSNAFSQNHYIVEGIVADQNNKPLAFSTVNLISLPDSVVVASQPSDEQGRFSLSVSNEGNYSVVATYLGYSKGITAPFVLDKDHAIIRLPAIGLTLKQATNLKEVNIVKQKEYIERRNDRIILNIENNILAAGNSAMDILETAPNVSVDRDGNISLRGKKGVVIMINNKPTYLSVSDISNLLRNTPGASIQTIELIANPSSKFDAAGSAGIINIRMKKRDDYGTNWNLSAMAGYGTYYKSSIDLGFNHRGGSFNLYGNYGNSNNKRFNDNDVDRVNYLNQDITLFDQTSNAIRKIGSHNFSVGADYFINPRNVIGVLVSGSFTDASQTMLSKTLIGSAPKRIDSVLSTRNPEKSGFDNMTYNLNYKTVLDTLGQELSFDVDYNRFVSYKRSSYDNFYHLPDGSQLKNPEYLRNSAPIRINIYSAKFDYTVAVKKFKLELGGKTSWVETDNNFQFDSLSTDVWTPTNRSNHFVYHENVNAGYINVKREFQKWSLQFGVRAEQTNSKGDLKDTKQVVKRSYLDFFPTFYATHKFSPDHEMGFSYGRRIDRPSYEDLNPFLFYVDPYTFSRGNPFLNPQYTNSFDLSYTLKNTYSFAFGYSFTDDVMSSVNINDSIAKTVIVTNANIAKQRSYTASANAPVKFTSWWKSNNNLNVFRNEFSSPDIFGVAFSSGQWSYMFNSNQSFNILKDLRAEINFSYQSPVVLGTLKVTNAQHGIDIGVNKSFANNKANLKLSVRDVFNTREQTIVNLLPGMDFQLHQKGETRIGRLTFTYKFGNNKVKQARQRNTGSESESQRIKGAN